A region of Streptomyces sp. NBC_01267 DNA encodes the following proteins:
- a CDS encoding S8 family peptidase, protein MYPIARIALGAATAAVLAVTAVAPSGAAADTPPGGSPGKRPVVGSGAAAKDGKQVTVTLVTGDKVLVTTDPSGHSSAAVLPRKDGVQPIVQTYQRGKDLYVYPDDASRAIAEGKVDEQLFNVSGLIRQGYDDTHSDTLPLIATYRNSVNVADSAPAAPRGAERGLSLPAVDGVALKADKDTAATFWQDVTDNRSRSGSSLKKLWLDSKVKATLAQSTKQVHAPEAWAEGYDGKGTKVAVLDTGVDAQHPDLVNRVAASKNFTDSSTTDDRHGHGTHTASTVGGSGAASDGREKGVAPGTSLLIGKVLNDSGSGDSSWIIAGMQWAVDQKADVVSMSLGNPAIGDCTDPLAEAAKQLSQNTHTLFVIAAGNTGSATETVSSPGCAPGVLTVGAVDHDDTTAPFSSRGPVAVTHTLKPEISAPGVDILAAKAGGRGVYAYQTMSGTSMATPHVAGAAAIVRQAHPDWTAQQIKAALVSSARTGGKIAGADQTGAGVLDVATAVHQKVLSAPAVQGGSFNWPQDASDRTTVQVPFTNTSTGDLTLGLKVSGVHGNDGSDVNSGVVKLDQSKVTVPAGATVQVPVRINPTAHLQAGQYGAVTGRIMATGSDVHVSVPVTLYVQPETVTLRVKVIDRNGQPANGASSLDLVSLDTAKGERRTNQGATDQTYSVRPGDYALSSFVATYDANKVAQSIGYLGRPQLRITGDTTVVLDARKAHRLSVHTDRPSTLNTTSLSYARTWDNAWELSGSLSAGSAVQKFYASVDGRAKKGYFEFRPTWRATGSQNGSSYVYNLTFPTQGPLQSDHVYQVKDSKLAQVTEKWNALGAEADYIDALYVLPVWDRSTAIAVGVFNPVHVPGTRTAYYTTGDDVWSHGAMTSFPFAAFMNDQNRTYRAGDRRSEEWYHGLLRPAAPRDTDGKPVLAAERQGEQIGFQSALWLDASGDHWSGGAGFGDLGNLVLKRNGEQIATSEYPYDAFTVPAEDSAYELTQNLEKIPSSDRNWLRSTGVTTTWSFRSHLESDVYSRGLPILFPDYDLPVDGMNTLPAKSGIKVGLSVEGHAGYTPGTITAASLSYSYDGGTTWTQAPTEQKNGKWTAVLDHTGAAGKQVTLKTTFTDSNKNAVSQTITRAYDVR, encoded by the coding sequence ATGTATCCGATAGCGCGAATTGCCTTGGGCGCGGCTACCGCCGCGGTCCTGGCAGTCACGGCCGTCGCGCCGTCCGGGGCGGCAGCGGACACACCGCCCGGCGGTTCCCCGGGCAAACGTCCTGTCGTCGGCAGCGGGGCCGCGGCAAAGGACGGCAAGCAGGTCACCGTCACGCTCGTCACCGGCGACAAGGTACTGGTGACCACGGACCCGTCGGGCCACAGCTCGGCAGCCGTACTGCCCCGCAAGGACGGCGTACAGCCGATCGTGCAGACGTACCAGCGGGGCAAGGACCTCTACGTCTACCCGGACGACGCCTCCCGGGCGATCGCCGAGGGCAAGGTCGACGAGCAGCTGTTCAACGTCAGTGGGCTCATCCGTCAGGGATACGACGACACCCACTCCGACACGCTGCCGCTGATCGCCACCTACCGGAACAGCGTGAACGTTGCCGACAGCGCACCGGCGGCTCCCCGTGGAGCCGAGCGGGGTCTGAGTCTCCCGGCCGTGGACGGTGTCGCGCTGAAGGCCGACAAGGACACCGCCGCCACCTTCTGGCAGGACGTCACCGACAACCGCTCCCGTTCCGGCTCCTCGCTGAAGAAGCTGTGGCTGGACAGCAAGGTCAAGGCCACGCTGGCCCAGTCCACCAAGCAGGTGCACGCGCCGGAGGCCTGGGCCGAGGGCTACGACGGCAAGGGCACCAAGGTCGCCGTCCTGGACACGGGCGTGGACGCCCAGCACCCGGACCTGGTGAACCGGGTCGCCGCGTCCAAGAACTTCACGGACTCCAGCACCACCGACGACCGGCACGGTCACGGCACCCACACCGCCTCCACGGTGGGCGGCTCCGGAGCGGCCAGTGACGGCCGCGAGAAGGGCGTCGCCCCCGGGACCTCCCTGCTCATCGGCAAGGTCCTCAACGACAGCGGCTCCGGTGACAGTTCCTGGATCATCGCGGGCATGCAGTGGGCCGTCGACCAGAAGGCCGACGTCGTCTCCATGAGCCTCGGCAACCCCGCGATCGGCGACTGCACCGACCCGCTGGCCGAGGCCGCGAAGCAGCTCTCACAGAACACGCACACCCTGTTCGTCATCGCCGCCGGCAACACCGGCTCGGCCACCGAGACCGTCTCCTCGCCCGGCTGCGCGCCCGGCGTGCTGACCGTCGGCGCTGTCGACCACGACGACACCACCGCGCCGTTCTCCAGCCGCGGCCCGGTGGCCGTCACCCACACCCTCAAGCCCGAGATCTCCGCCCCCGGCGTCGACATCCTGGCCGCCAAGGCGGGCGGACGCGGCGTCTACGCGTACCAGACGATGTCCGGTACTTCGATGGCGACCCCGCACGTCGCGGGCGCGGCGGCCATCGTCCGCCAGGCCCACCCGGACTGGACCGCGCAGCAGATCAAGGCGGCCCTGGTCTCCTCCGCCCGTACCGGCGGCAAGATCGCGGGCGCCGACCAGACCGGCGCCGGTGTCCTCGACGTGGCCACGGCGGTGCACCAGAAGGTGCTCTCCGCGCCCGCCGTCCAGGGCGGCAGTTTCAACTGGCCGCAGGACGCCTCGGACCGCACCACCGTGCAGGTGCCCTTCACCAACACCAGCACCGGTGACCTCACCCTGGGCCTCAAGGTCAGCGGCGTGCACGGCAACGACGGCAGCGACGTCAACTCCGGCGTCGTCAAGCTGGACCAGAGCAAGGTGACCGTTCCCGCGGGCGCCACCGTCCAGGTGCCGGTGCGGATCAACCCCACTGCTCACCTCCAGGCCGGCCAGTACGGCGCGGTCACCGGCCGGATCATGGCCACCGGCAGCGACGTGCACGTCTCCGTACCGGTCACGCTCTACGTCCAGCCGGAAACCGTCACCCTCCGGGTCAAGGTCATCGACCGCAACGGGCAGCCCGCGAACGGTGCTTCCTCCCTGGACCTGGTCAGCCTCGACACCGCCAAGGGTGAGCGCCGCACCAACCAGGGCGCGACCGACCAGACGTACAGCGTGCGTCCGGGCGACTACGCCCTCTCCAGCTTCGTGGCCACCTACGACGCGAACAAGGTGGCCCAGTCCATCGGCTACCTCGGGCGCCCGCAGCTGCGGATCACCGGGGACACCACCGTCGTCCTCGACGCGCGCAAGGCCCACCGGCTGAGTGTGCACACCGACCGCCCCTCGACGCTGAACACCACCAGCCTCAGCTACGCCCGCACCTGGGACAACGCCTGGGAGCTGAGCGGATCGCTGTCGGCCGGCAGCGCCGTGCAGAAGTTCTACGCCTCCGTCGACGGGCGCGCGAAGAAGGGCTACTTCGAGTTCCGGCCCACCTGGCGCGCGACCGGTTCCCAGAACGGCTCGTCCTACGTCTACAACCTCACGTTCCCGACGCAGGGCCCGCTGCAGTCCGACCACGTGTACCAGGTGAAGGACTCCAAGCTGGCCCAGGTCACGGAGAAGTGGAACGCCCTCGGCGCGGAGGCCGACTACATCGACGCGCTGTACGTCCTTCCCGTCTGGGACAGGAGCACCGCCATCGCGGTGGGCGTGTTCAACCCGGTCCATGTGCCCGGTACCCGTACCGCCTACTACACGACCGGCGACGACGTCTGGTCCCACGGCGCGATGACCAGCTTCCCCTTCGCCGCGTTCATGAACGATCAGAACCGCACCTACCGTGCCGGGGACCGGCGCTCCGAGGAGTGGTACCACGGTCTCCTGCGCCCGGCGGCGCCGCGCGACACGGACGGCAAGCCGGTGCTGGCCGCCGAACGGCAGGGCGAGCAGATCGGCTTCCAGAGCGCGCTCTGGCTCGACGCCTCCGGTGACCACTGGTCCGGCGGCGCGGGGTTCGGCGACCTCGGCAACCTGGTGCTGAAGCGCAACGGTGAGCAGATCGCCACCAGCGAATACCCGTACGACGCGTTCACGGTTCCGGCCGAGGACTCCGCGTACGAGCTCACTCAGAACCTGGAAAAGATTCCGTCCTCGGACCGGAACTGGCTGCGCTCCACCGGTGTCACCACCACCTGGAGTTTCCGCTCCCACCTGGAGTCGGACGTCTACTCCCGCGGTCTGCCGATCCTCTTCCCGGACTACGACCTGCCGGTGGACGGCATGAACACGCTGCCCGCGAAGAGCGGCATCAAGGTCGGCCTGTCGGTCGAGGGCCACGCCGGGTACACCCCGGGCACGATCACCGCGGCCTCGCTGTCCTACTCCTACGACGGCGGCACCACCTGGACCCAGGCGCCGACCGAGCAGAAGAACGGCAAGTGGACGGCCGTCCTCGACCACACCGGCGCCGCCGGTAAGCAGGTCACGCTGAAGACCACCTTCACGGACTCGAACAAGAACGCGGTCAGCCAGACGATCACCCGCGCCTACGACGTCCGGTAA